From one Paenibacillus sp. FSL K6-1330 genomic stretch:
- a CDS encoding catalase — protein sequence MSGQEHDGNNGTNPGQEGFAQNRGETEREDTLTNRQGHPISDNQNVRTVGNRGPMTLENYHYLEKITHFDRERIPERVVHARGAGAHGYFEAYGKVGDEPVSKYTRAKLFQVEGKRTPVFVRFSTVIHGSGSPETLRDPRGFAVKFYTEEGNWDLVGNNLKIFFIRDPLKFPDMVHAFKPDPVSNVPGPVGMFDFVSRSPEATHMITFVFSPWGIPANYRQMQGSGVNTYKWVNADGHSVLIKYHWEPLKQGIKNLTQEEASKIQAMNDSHATQDLYEAIERGDYPEWELCVQIMSDDEHPELEFDPLDATKLWPADQFPFLKVGKMVLDRNPENYYNEVEQAAFGTGVLVDGLDFSDDKMLQGRTFSYSDTQRHRVGTNYLQLPINAPKKRVATNQRGGQMSYYVDKAPGQSPHVDYEPSMTDGLVEASQTAKPHQPHYDANLVRQKLDRTLDFKQAGDTYRAFEDWERNDLISNLVGALIQCDIRIQDKMVEYFTNADEEYGRRVREGLEQARKGSNEPDREQAVEDANRMGHEADPY from the coding sequence GTGAGTGGCCAGGAACATGATGGTAATAATGGAACGAACCCAGGTCAGGAAGGATTTGCCCAGAACCGCGGCGAGACGGAGCGGGAGGATACGCTAACTAATCGTCAGGGACATCCTATTTCGGATAATCAGAATGTGAGAACGGTAGGGAATCGGGGTCCGATGACCCTGGAAAATTATCATTATCTGGAGAAGATCACGCACTTTGACCGGGAACGCATTCCGGAGCGCGTCGTGCATGCACGGGGTGCTGGAGCTCACGGTTACTTCGAAGCATACGGGAAAGTAGGCGATGAGCCTGTTTCGAAGTATACTCGGGCCAAGCTGTTTCAGGTTGAAGGCAAGCGTACACCGGTGTTTGTCCGGTTCTCAACCGTTATTCATGGTTCCGGCTCACCTGAAACGCTTCGGGATCCGCGCGGGTTTGCCGTGAAATTCTACACCGAAGAGGGCAACTGGGATTTGGTTGGCAATAACCTGAAAATATTTTTTATCCGCGATCCGCTCAAGTTTCCGGACATGGTTCATGCGTTCAAGCCGGATCCAGTATCCAACGTTCCGGGTCCAGTCGGCATGTTCGACTTTGTATCCCGTTCCCCGGAAGCGACGCATATGATCACGTTTGTCTTCTCCCCATGGGGCATTCCGGCTAACTACCGCCAAATGCAAGGCTCAGGTGTGAATACATACAAATGGGTCAATGCAGATGGCCATAGTGTGCTGATCAAATACCATTGGGAGCCGCTCAAGCAAGGCATTAAGAACCTCACGCAGGAAGAAGCAAGCAAGATCCAGGCCATGAATGACAGCCACGCAACACAGGATTTATATGAGGCCATTGAACGCGGGGATTATCCGGAATGGGAGCTATGCGTTCAGATTATGAGCGATGATGAGCATCCGGAGCTGGAATTCGATCCACTTGATGCAACCAAGCTGTGGCCGGCAGATCAATTTCCGTTCCTGAAGGTGGGCAAAATGGTGCTGGACCGCAATCCGGAGAACTACTATAACGAAGTGGAGCAAGCGGCCTTTGGCACGGGCGTGCTGGTGGATGGACTCGATTTCTCGGACGACAAGATGCTCCAAGGTCGCACATTTTCTTACTCGGATACCCAGCGGCATCGGGTGGGCACCAACTATCTGCAGCTGCCGATCAACGCGCCGAAGAAGCGGGTCGCTACCAACCAGCGCGGCGGGCAGATGTCTTATTACGTGGATAAGGCACCAGGGCAAAGCCCGCATGTGGATTACGAGCCTTCCATGACCGATGGTCTGGTGGAAGCCTCGCAGACGGCGAAGCCTCATCAGCCCCATTATGATGCCAACCTCGTCCGGCAGAAGCTGGACCGTACGCTGGACTTCAAGCAGGCCGGGGATACGTACAGAGCCTTTGAGGATTGGGAGCGAAACGACTTGATTAGCAATCTGGTGGGTGCGCTCATCCAATGTGATATCCGGATTCAAGACAAGATGGTGGAATATTTTACGAATGCGGATGAGGAATATGGACGCCGCGTACGAGAAGGACTCGAGCAGGCCAGAAAGGGCTCGAACGAGCCCGACCGGGAGCAGGCGGTTGAGGATGCTAACCGCATGGGCCATGAGGCGGATCCTTACTAA
- a CDS encoding LysR family transcriptional regulator, translated as MDIRHLEYFLEVARNQSFTKAAEKLYITQPTISKTIRNMEDEWGVTLFYRQGKRIELTDAGHIMYQQAQQMVDSFQRVSAELEDLMNLKRGHLRIGLPPMVGSSFFPEVIGQFHRDYPKITIQLIEDGAKKVEADVESGQTDIGVAVLPVNEDVFHYYSFVKEKLNLLVHPSHRLAGRDHVHLNELADEAFVLFREDFTLHDRIIRECVSAGFEPRVVYESSQWDLISGMVAANLGIALLPETICKEIDSSRVTILPLDNPSIPWQLGMIWRKDRYLSFAVREWISFTRALLGEQD; from the coding sequence ATGGACATACGGCACCTGGAGTATTTTCTTGAGGTAGCGAGGAACCAAAGCTTTACCAAAGCCGCCGAGAAGCTGTATATTACGCAGCCAACGATTAGCAAAACGATTCGCAACATGGAGGACGAGTGGGGCGTAACCTTGTTCTACCGGCAGGGCAAGCGGATTGAGCTGACGGATGCGGGTCATATCATGTATCAGCAGGCGCAGCAGATGGTGGATTCCTTTCAGCGGGTATCGGCCGAGCTGGAGGATCTCATGAACCTGAAGCGCGGCCATCTCCGGATCGGGCTTCCACCTATGGTAGGCTCAAGCTTTTTCCCTGAGGTGATCGGGCAGTTCCACCGGGACTATCCGAAGATTACCATTCAGCTGATTGAGGATGGAGCCAAGAAGGTCGAAGCGGATGTGGAGAGCGGTCAGACCGATATCGGAGTCGCGGTGCTGCCTGTCAATGAAGATGTATTTCACTATTATTCCTTTGTGAAAGAGAAGCTGAATCTGCTGGTCCATCCGTCCCATCGGCTGGCAGGCAGAGATCATGTACACCTGAACGAGCTAGCCGACGAGGCATTTGTATTGTTTCGAGAGGACTTTACGCTGCATGACCGGATCATCCGCGAATGCGTCAGCGCGGGCTTCGAGCCAAGGGTGGTCTATGAAAGCTCGCAGTGGGACCTCATCAGTGGCATGGTGGCCGCCAATTTGGGCATCGCTCTGCTCCCGGAGACAATCTGTAAGGAGATCGATTCCTCGCGCGTGACGATACTGCCGCTGGACAACCCGTCCATTCCCTGGCAGCTCGGAATGATCTGGAGGAAGGACCGGTATCTGTCCTTTGCCGTCAGGGAATGGATCAGCTTTACCCGCGCCCTATTGGGTGAGCAGGATTAA
- a CDS encoding CidA/LrgA family holin-like protein produces the protein MINMLKGTLQVAGFMLLSLGMDQLAAWLNIGIPGSILGIVVLFILLETKVLRLEWIELGANWLLAELLLFFIPAAVGIMKYFPMLEAEGLQILAVVLFSTVIVMVSSGLTAGFISSRKERKTP, from the coding sequence ATGATCAACATGTTGAAAGGAACACTCCAAGTGGCCGGTTTCATGCTTCTTTCCTTAGGGATGGATCAACTGGCCGCTTGGCTGAATATAGGGATTCCGGGCAGCATTCTCGGAATCGTTGTGTTGTTTATACTTCTCGAAACCAAAGTCCTCCGCCTGGAGTGGATTGAGCTTGGCGCCAATTGGCTGCTCGCCGAATTGCTGCTGTTCTTCATCCCTGCAGCGGTCGGCATTATGAAATATTTCCCGATGCTGGAGGCCGAAGGACTCCAGATTCTGGCCGTGGTTTTGTTCAGCACCGTCATTGTGATGGTCAGCTCTGGACTGACTGCCGGCTTCATCTCATCCAGAAAGGAGCGTAAAACACCATGA
- a CDS encoding CidB/LrgB family autolysis modulator → MNILLTVILGLLLTIGIYGGTKRLYRRLPKVYLSPLLITPVLIVVILTQTGVSYESYNEGAQWISKLLGPATIAFAVPLYKNFQTLKKHAAEIMLSVLTGSVLAMLSSAVLAKWMHLNSSLATSLVPRSITTPIAMNVSEVIGGVPNMTAVFVIMTGILGSMIGPAVMRIFRIRGDIARGVLFGTSAHGTGTSKAFEFSSLSGTISSISMIVAALFTLGTAPLIMSFLY, encoded by the coding sequence ATGAACATCCTGCTGACCGTCATTCTCGGCTTATTATTGACGATCGGAATTTATGGGGGGACCAAAAGACTGTATCGCCGCCTGCCAAAGGTCTATTTATCGCCGCTCCTGATCACCCCGGTACTGATTGTTGTGATATTGACACAAACAGGGGTATCCTATGAATCATACAATGAAGGAGCGCAGTGGATCAGCAAGCTGCTTGGACCGGCTACAATCGCTTTTGCCGTGCCTTTGTACAAAAACTTCCAGACTCTTAAAAAGCATGCGGCCGAAATTATGCTCAGCGTGCTGACCGGATCGGTACTGGCCATGTTATCCTCTGCAGTTCTTGCTAAATGGATGCACCTGAACAGCTCGCTGGCCACCAGTCTCGTCCCGCGCTCCATAACAACGCCCATTGCCATGAACGTCTCCGAGGTCATCGGGGGCGTGCCGAACATGACCGCCGTCTTCGTTATTATGACCGGGATTCTAGGCTCCATGATCGGACCGGCGGTCATGCGAATCTTCCGGATTCGGGGCGATATTGCACGAGGTGTGCTGTTTGGGACCAGCGCCCATGGAACCGGCACCTCCAAGGCATTCGAATTCAGCTCCCTTTCGGGAACGATCTCCAGCATTTCGATGATCGTCGCTGCTCTCTTCACCCTCGGAACCGCACCGCTGATCATGTCTTTTCTTTATTAA
- a CDS encoding LTA synthase family protein, with the protein MFSSSRFRLTITKPFIFFSVIMMLKSYLAWMVIFDDVMPWKPLITEIPFIWLVFSLIEWFASKRKLAAYMSVNLLLTAIFFAAIMYYKYYGVIVTYHALEQVNQVTAVSNSVFSLMDPYYLLIFTDIIGMFFLLWRSDRVKKWKIRHAKKEKRKIIPIVFVVSLMLCLFQIMPNRASMNEIVKAQEMGILNYEAYTIFQQENKELVDAKAITQDKVNELKGVRASDQEAVLSGAAKGKNLIIIQMESFQNFLLGLNIDGKEITPNLNKLAKESLYFPNFYQNVGQGNTSDAEFVVNTSFYIPPRGAATQHYADRVLPSLPRLLQGEGYDTATFHTNVVEFWNRGELYKALGFNRYYDKAFFGDEDKLFFGASDDALYSKTSAELKKMDDADKPFYTQVISMSAHHPFTIPEDKYRMTLPERYEGTFVGDYIRSQNYADDALGKFIEQLKKDGVWENSLVVLYGDHLGLPIYSLDNKDKELMHEIYGRDYNSADMINIPLMIHGEGLKPEVKEQIGGQIDLLPTVANLLGVSMDNQLHFGQDLLNNTDNNLLPERYYLPSGTFINNTTLYIPGIGFEDGTKHPLSNSDEKKTQATKEEFERSLQLLHLSDSYIRQLPYHK; encoded by the coding sequence GTGTTTTCCTCCTCGCGGTTTCGGTTAACGATTACGAAGCCTTTTATATTTTTCTCTGTCATTATGATGCTCAAAAGCTACCTGGCCTGGATGGTCATTTTTGATGATGTTATGCCATGGAAACCGCTCATTACGGAAATCCCTTTTATTTGGCTTGTGTTCAGCTTAATCGAATGGTTCGCTTCCAAGCGAAAGCTCGCTGCCTATATGAGTGTTAACTTATTGCTAACCGCCATATTCTTTGCGGCCATTATGTATTATAAATATTACGGTGTTATTGTTACGTATCACGCGCTGGAGCAGGTCAACCAGGTAACCGCGGTAAGCAATAGCGTATTCTCCTTGATGGACCCTTACTATCTGTTGATCTTTACGGATATCATCGGTATGTTTTTTCTATTATGGCGCAGTGATCGCGTTAAAAAATGGAAGATTCGGCATGCCAAGAAAGAAAAGCGCAAAATCATTCCTATTGTTTTTGTCGTCTCTTTAATGCTGTGCCTATTCCAGATTATGCCGAACCGCGCAAGCATGAACGAAATCGTGAAGGCGCAGGAGATGGGCATTCTTAATTATGAGGCTTATACGATTTTCCAACAGGAGAACAAAGAGCTCGTGGATGCCAAGGCCATCACGCAGGATAAAGTCAACGAATTGAAGGGTGTCAGGGCGTCTGATCAGGAAGCTGTGCTCTCGGGCGCAGCCAAAGGGAAGAACTTGATCATCATTCAGATGGAGTCCTTCCAGAATTTCCTGCTCGGTTTGAACATTGATGGCAAGGAAATTACGCCAAACTTGAACAAACTCGCTAAAGAGAGCTTATATTTCCCGAACTTCTACCAGAATGTCGGTCAAGGAAATACCTCGGATGCCGAGTTTGTGGTGAATACGTCCTTCTACATTCCGCCGCGGGGAGCGGCAACGCAGCATTATGCGGACAGGGTTCTACCCAGCCTGCCGAGGTTGCTGCAAGGGGAAGGTTATGATACAGCCACTTTCCACACCAATGTGGTGGAATTCTGGAACCGCGGAGAGCTGTACAAGGCCCTCGGGTTCAACCGTTATTACGATAAAGCGTTCTTCGGTGATGAAGATAAACTGTTCTTCGGTGCCTCGGATGATGCCCTGTACTCCAAAACATCGGCCGAGCTGAAGAAGATGGACGATGCCGATAAACCGTTCTATACCCAAGTCATCTCCATGTCGGCTCACCATCCGTTCACGATTCCCGAAGATAAATATCGGATGACGCTGCCGGAGCGATATGAAGGCACCTTTGTCGGCGACTACATCCGCTCGCAGAATTACGCCGATGATGCGCTGGGTAAGTTCATTGAGCAGCTGAAGAAAGACGGCGTGTGGGAAAACAGCCTGGTTGTTCTCTACGGCGACCACCTTGGACTTCCTATATATTCCTTGGACAACAAGGATAAAGAACTGATGCATGAAATTTACGGCCGTGATTATAACTCCGCAGATATGATCAATATCCCGCTTATGATCCATGGAGAAGGCCTTAAGCCCGAAGTGAAGGAGCAAATCGGCGGGCAGATCGACCTCCTGCCGACGGTGGCCAACCTGCTCGGCGTATCGATGGACAATCAGCTTCATTTCGGCCAGGATCTGTTAAACAACACTGATAATAACTTGCTGCCGGAACGATACTACCTTCCTTCCGGTACATTTATCAACAATACGACCCTATACATTCCGGGAATCGGCTTCGAGGATGGAACCAAGCATCCGCTTTCGAACTCGGACGAGAAGAAGACCCAAGCTACCAAAGAAGAATTCGAACGCTCGCTGCAGTTGCTCCATCTGTCGGACAGCTATATCAGACAGCTGCCATACCATAAATAG